Proteins from a single region of Pangasianodon hypophthalmus isolate fPanHyp1 chromosome 7, fPanHyp1.pri, whole genome shotgun sequence:
- the zgc:113229 gene encoding uncharacterized protein zgc:113229 yields MADTNSASDTQVLLQSMLQRLRLQPRPASNSAHTQDEVQYNATLIEQTGSAGESPPQTPPMYNFDFSMDSNFNVTNLARPLSPGSTGVTTSLSQEFAKGIDVHTPGMSSTPKRRTLSWGFMSNHTVSGGNSDVRTSADDGVMPKQVRKQKFSLTKMSDGSVQTESNIQGQGVGQKGWTQKMKEKWKERHKSIPRREQDDSERQEQSKVANRIRSPIPIQTGPNETNTTTAFNEEVSVQSQPINNGPVESISSPLDHMSETLFSPGSFNLMEEIFTGQEWAKFLPYSTSSQLASSSIPQDQRIGLTSSISQSSQNEQTLLSQWNYREATGLDLGMTQSKMNSGSFHNMDTTEYMFNQRKTSDFGMHPMSELHNGQYGLSDSRSNHVESMDLHVSPLGNNYTIKEQAHIYPYKQSNSIQLNINQTLPSEQSANQSQATEITHKQPGSVHEVLPQLDLSYLQSKDNSSLKKQVSLSRKRGHSTERRGSNEWRSETAEIHEWRHNSSPSDPAPSLSPASSISSLQHSVSQDSESSVSTETVIKKRKVENKRHVRFADEVTIVPPLVLSDDDSDADDEDYCHNGNEGNDDSGEESLSRPYVPRWIEALRSKANRKPKLKLPRRTKKYRFV; encoded by the exons ATGGCGGACACAAACTCTGCATCGGACACTCAGGTCTTGTTGCAGTCCATGCTTCAAAGGCTGAGACTTCAACCAAGACCTGCGAGcaacagcgcacacacacaagatgaaGTACAGTATAATGCAACATTGATAGAGCAAACTGGCAGTGCTGGTGAGAGCCCACCTCAAACACCGCCAATGTACAATTTTGATTTTTCTATGGACAGCAATTTTAATGTGACTAATCTGGCCAGACCACTGAGTCCGGGTTCGACTGGCGTAACAACGTCTCTGTCACAAGAATTTGCCAAAGGAATCGATGTTCACACTCCAGGAATGTCATCTACACCAAAACGGAGAACATTAAGTTGGGGGTTTATGAGCAACCACACTGTATCAGGAGGGAACAGTGATGTCCGTACAAGCGCAGATGATGGTGTGATGCCTAAGCAGGTCAGGAAGCAAAAATTCTCTCTGACAAAAATGAGTGATGGCAGTGTCCAGACGGAATCAAACATCCAGGGCCAGGGGGTTGGACAGAAGGGATGGACCCAGAAGATGAAGGAAAAATGGAAGGAGAGACACAAAAGCATACCCAGAAGAGAACAAGACGACAGCGAGAGACAAGAACAGAGCAAAGTTGCAAAt AGGATCAGGTCTCCAATTCCTATACAAACTGGGCCCAATGAAACCAATACAACTACAGCATTCAATGAGGAAGTTAGTGTCCAGAGCCAGCCAATCAACAATGGTCCAGTCGAAAGCATATCCAGTCCACTCGATCACATGAG TGAGACCTTATTTTCACCGGGGTCTTTTAACCTGATGGAAGAGATTTTCACTGGTCAGGAGTGGGCCAAGTTCCTCCCATACAGCACCAGCAGCCAATTAGCATCCAGTTCCATCCCACAAGACCAAAGAATAGGATTAACAAGCAGTATTAGCCAATCAAGTCAAAATGAGCAAACCTTGCTCAGCCAGTGGAATTACAGAGAGGCCACAGGCCTTGATTTGGGAATGACACAATCAAAAATGAACTCTGGAAGTTTCCACAACATGGACACCACTGAATACATGTTTAACCAAAGAAAGACCTCAGATTTCGGTATGCATCCTATGTCTGAGTTACACAACGGTCAGTATGGACTGTCTGATTCAAGATCAAACCATGTGGAGAGCATGGATCTGCATGTCAGCCCGTTGGGGAACAATTATACAATCAAAGAACAAGCACATATTTATCCATATAAGCAGTCAAACTCAATACaactaaatataaatcagaCGTTACCCAGTGAGCAAAGTGCGAATCAGTCACAAGCGACGGAAATAACCCACAAGCAACCTGGAAGTGTGCATGAGGTTCTCCCCCAATTGGATTTATCATATCTtcag tCCAAAGACAATTCCTCCCTGAAGAAGCAAGTATCTCTGAGCCGCAAGCGGGGTCACTCCACAGAGAGAAGAGGTTCAAATGAATGGAGATCAGAGACAGCAGAAATACATGAGTGGAGACATAATTCCTCCCCTTCAGATCCAGCACCAAGTCTTTCCCCTGCCTCCTCTATTTCCTCTCTCCAGCACTCTGTTTCCCAGGATTCAGAGTCATCGGTGTCTACAGAAACTGTGATCAAAAAG AGGAAGGTGGAGAACAAACGTCATGTGCGATTTGCAGATGAGGTGACCATTGTACCACCCCTTGTTCTGTCTGACGATGATAGCGATGCTGATGATGAGGATTACTGTCATAATGGCAATGAGGGCAATGATGACAGTGGAGAAGAGTCGCTGTCTCGCCCGTATGTTCCCAGATGGATTGAGGCACTCAGGAGTAAGGCTAATAGGAAGCCCAAACTTAAACTTCCACGCAGGACTAAAAAATATCGTTTTGTGTGA